The following coding sequences lie in one Colius striatus isolate bColStr4 chromosome 14, bColStr4.1.hap1, whole genome shotgun sequence genomic window:
- the UBA2 gene encoding SUMO-activating enzyme subunit 2, whose amino-acid sequence MSAPVTGPLRSELAEAVAQARLLVVGAGGIGCELLKDLVLTGFSNIDVIDLDTIDVSNLNRQFLFQKKHVGRSKSQVAKESVLQFYPEANIIAYHDSIMNPDYNVEFFRQFTLVMNALDNRAARNHVNRMCLAADVPLIESGTAGYLGQVTVIKKGVTECYECHPKPTQKTFPGCTIRNTPSEPIHCIVWAKYLFNQLFGEEDADQEVSPDRADPEAAWEPAEAEARARASNEDGEIKRVSTKEWAKSTGYDPVKLFTKLFKDDIRYLLTMDKLWRKRKPPVPLDWAEVQNQEKNVSDPQNESSAVLKDQQVLDVKGYAHLFSKSVETLRLHLAEKGDGAELIWDKDDPSAMDFVTSAANLRMHVFSMNMKSRFDIKSMAGNIIPAIATTNAVIAGLIVLEGLKILSGKIDQCRTIFLNKQPNPRKKLLVPCALDPPNPNCYVCASKPEVTVKLNVHKVTVLTLQDKIVKEKFAMVAPDVQIDDGKGTILISSEEGETEANNNRKLSDFGIRNGTRLQADDFLQDYTLLINVLHSEDLEKDVEFEVVGDTPEKIGPKPSEPASKNITNGSDDGAQPSTSTAPDEDDVLIVDSEDEGTSGNVDEDMENKSRKRKLEDKERVSMKRARTEQTDEQDEIIALD is encoded by the exons ATTGATTTGGACACTATCGATGTCAGCAATCTCAACAGGcagtttttgtttcaaaagaaaCATGTTGGAAGATCAAAATCACAG gTTGCCAAGGAAAGCGTGTTACAGTTTTATCCAGAAGCTAATATTATAGCTTACCATGATAGCATCATGAA ccCTGACTATAACGTAGAGTTCTTCCGCCAGTTTACCTTGGTTATGAATGCTCTGGATAACAGAG CTGCGCGTAACCATGTGAACAGGATGTGTCTGGCTGCTGATGTTCCTCTCATAGAGAGTGGAACTGCAGGCTACCTTGGACAAGTAACAGTTATTAAAAAG GGAGTGACAGAATGTTATGAATGTCATCCTAAACCAACTCAGAAGACTTTTCCAGGCTGCACAATCCGAAACACGCCATCGGAACCTATTCATTGCATTGTGTGGGCTAAGTATTTGTTCAA CCAGTTGTTTGGAGAAGAAGATGCTGATCAAGAAGTCTCTCCTGACAGAGCTGACCCTGAGGCTGCTT GGGAGCCAGCAGAAGCAGAAGCCAGAGCACGAGCATCCAATGAAGATGGTGAGATCAAACGTGTTTCAACTAAGGAATGGGCTAAATCAACTGGATACGATCCAGTTAAACTTTTTACTAAG CTTTTCAAAGATGACATTAGATATCTGCTAACAATGGATAAActgtggaggaaaagaaagcctCCAGTGCCACTGGACTGGGCTGAGGTACAAAATCAAG agaaaaatgtatctgACCCACAAAATGAGTCCTCTGCAGTTTTGAAGGATCAGCAGGTTCTCGATGTCAAGGGCTATGCACACTTATTTTCAAAGAGTGTTGAGACCCTGAGACTTCACCTGGCTGAGAAGGGTGATGGAGCGGAGCTTATATGGGATAAG GATGATCCGTCTGCAATGGATTTTGTTACTTCTGCTGCGAACCTCAGGATGCATGTTTTCAGTATGAATATGAAGAGTAGATTTGATATCAAGT CAATGGCAGGAAATATTATCCCAGCTATAGCTACTACTAATGCAGTAATAGCTGGTCTGATAGTGCTGGAGGGACTGAAGATTTTGTCAGGAAAAATAGATCAGTGTAGAACG ATTTTTCTGAACAAGCAGCCAAATCCCAGAAAGAAGCTATTGGTTCCTTGTGCTTTGGATCCACCAAATCCTAACTGTTATGTATGTGCAAGTAAGCCAGAAGTGACTGTGAAACTTAATGTACACAAAGTTACTGTGTTAACACTCCAGGATAAG atagtgaaagaaaaattcGCAATGGTAGCACCAGATGTACAAATAGATGATGGAAAAGGAACTATTCTTATCTCTTCAGaagaaggagaaacagaag CAAATAACAATAGGAAATTATCAGACTTCGGAATTCGAAATGGCACTCGACTACAAGCAGATGATTTCCTCCAGGACTATACACTGTTAATCAATGTGCTTCATAG TGAAGACCTAGAAAAAGATGTAGAATTTGAAGTTGTTGGTGATACCCCTGAAAAAATTGGCCCTAAACCATCAGAACCAGCATCCAAGAACATTACCAATGGTAGTGATGATGGAGCACAACCCTCAACATCAACAG CTCCAGATGAAGATGATGTGTTGATTGTTGATTCTGAAGATGAAGGTACTTCGGGCAATGTTGATGAGGacatggaaaacaaaagccGCAAGAGAAAATTGGAAGATAAAGAGCGTGTCAGTATGAAGAGAGCACGTACTGAGCAGACAGATGAACAAGATGAAATTATAGCATTAGATTGA